In one window of Sporomusaceae bacterium FL31 DNA:
- the rpe gene encoding ribulose-phosphate 3-epimerase — translation MIKIAPSILSADFSQLGDEIKKVEAAGADMIHIDVMDGHFVPNLTFGPPVIAALRKVTQLPFDVHLMVKNPQDLIDPFVKAGADIITLHAETSPHLHRLIQNVKELGVKAAVALNPSTPLSTIEEILDELDMILIMSVNPGFGGQKFISSALNKIERLRTLLNERDLAADIQVDGGINEGTAAQVVAAGANILVAGSAIYGSADMVRTIQILKNNRG, via the coding sequence ATGATTAAGATAGCACCGTCAATACTGTCAGCCGACTTTTCGCAGTTAGGTGATGAAATTAAAAAAGTAGAAGCTGCTGGTGCTGATATGATTCACATAGATGTTATGGATGGGCATTTTGTTCCCAATTTGACTTTCGGGCCACCTGTGATTGCTGCATTACGCAAAGTAACCCAATTACCTTTTGATGTTCATTTAATGGTAAAAAATCCTCAGGATTTAATTGATCCATTTGTTAAAGCTGGGGCCGATATTATTACTTTGCATGCCGAAACATCTCCGCATTTACATCGTTTGATCCAAAATGTTAAAGAATTAGGGGTTAAAGCGGCAGTTGCGCTAAATCCTTCTACGCCGCTTAGTACTATTGAAGAAATTCTTGATGAATTGGATATGATATTGATCATGAGTGTAAATCCTGGATTCGGTGGTCAAAAGTTTATTTCTTCGGCACTCAATAAGATAGAAAGATTACGAACTTTGCTTAATGAGCGGGATCTAGCTGCCGATATTCAAGTAGACGGTGGTATCAATGAAGGAACAGCAGCACAGGTTGTTGCTGCTGGAGCAAACATTCTCGTTGCAGGATCAGCCATTTACGGTTCTGCGGATATGGTTCGGACTATTCAGATTCTCAAGAATAATCGAGGCTAG